The Chloroflexota bacterium region CCTATGAGAGCGCCGATGTGAAGGTGAAGGCCAGCGCCCTCTACGCCATGGGCCGCACCTGCGACCCAAGGTGGCTGCCCCAGCTCATTGATGAGACGGCCAACAGGCAGGCTGAACTGCGCTACGAGGCCGTCTCCGCCTTAGGCGAGATCGGCGATGATAAGGCCATCACGCACCTCCTGCCGATGATTGACGACCCGGATAGCGAGGTGCAGGCCGCCGCCATCGCCGCACTGGGGAAGATCGGCGGGCCGGTGGCCAAGAAGGCCCTCACGCGCACCATGCAGCGCCCGGAAGCGCACATCCAGGAGCTGGCCCAGTCCGCCTTGGAGACTATGGATGAGTTCGACCCGCCTCTCTTTGAGCGCCGCAACTAGCTACTCTGGCGGCACGTCCAGACGCCCTTGCCACTGGCGGGCGCAGTCCGTATGATGGCCTCCACGCCGCTTCCCTGGTTTGACCGGACGGCACCAGCCTAGGCCACAGGTGATGTGATGCGACGCTACCGCTACTCGTCCTGGGACGGCTCCGCAGAGCCATTCTCCCTGCACCCGGACGAGGTCATGGACGAAATCTCGAACGACCTCTTTGGCGATATGGGCCTGGAGCGCGCCCTCCAGCGCATCATCCAGCGCGGCATGCAGGACAAAGGCGGCCGCCGCACCCAGGGCATGCGCGACCTCCTGGAGCGCCTGCGCAACCGCCGCCGCGAGCAGATGGAGAAGTACGACCTAAGCTCCGTCCTCAACGATATCAAGGAAAAGCTCCAGGACATCGTCCAGACGGAGCGGGAAGGCATCCGCAACCGCCTGGAGCAAGCCCGGAACGACGCGAAGCAGGACCCCGCTAAAAAGCCGGGGCTGGACATGCTGGAGAAGCTGGCGGAGAAGCGGCGCGAGACGCTGAAGAGCCTGACCAACGATCCCGCCGAGCAGATCAAGGCTCTGAGCAACTATGACTTCATGGACCAGGAGGCCCGCCGCAAGTTCCAGGAACTGCTGGACGAGCTGAAGAAGCGGGCCATGGACCAGTATTTCAAGAACATGCAGCAATCGCTCCAGAACATGAGCGGCGACCAGATGCAGGCGATGAAGCAGATGCTGAAGGACCTGAACCAACTCTTCCAGCAGAACCGCCAGGGCAAGCTGAGCCAGGAGCAGTTCGACCAGTTCATGCAGCAGTACGGCCAGATGTTCGGGGACAACCCGCCCCGCAACATGCAGGAGCTGGCGGAACGCCTGCAGGAGCGCATGGCCCAGGCCCAATCGCTGTTAGACAGCATGCCGGAGACCACACGCCAGCAATTACAAGACCTCATGGAATCCATGATGGACGATGAGATGCGCCGGGAGATGTCCCAGCTGGGCCAGATGCTGGACGAGTTGGCGCCGATGGACGACCTGCGCCGCGAATATCCCTTCACCGGCGATGAGGAGCTCTCCATGCAGGAGGCCATGCGCCTCATGGAAGAGTTCCAGAAGATGGACAACCTGGAGCAAACCCTCCGGGATGTGCGCAGCGCCCAGGACCTGGAGCGCGTGGACGCCCAGGCGATGG contains the following coding sequences:
- a CDS encoding VWA domain-containing protein; the encoded protein is MRRYRYSSWDGSAEPFSLHPDEVMDEISNDLFGDMGLERALQRIIQRGMQDKGGRRTQGMRDLLERLRNRRREQMEKYDLSSVLNDIKEKLQDIVQTEREGIRNRLEQARNDAKQDPAKKPGLDMLEKLAEKRRETLKSLTNDPAEQIKALSNYDFMDQEARRKFQELLDELKKRAMDQYFKNMQQSLQNMSGDQMQAMKQMLKDLNQLFQQNRQGKLSQEQFDQFMQQYGQMFGDNPPRNMQELAERLQERMAQAQSLLDSMPETTRQQLQDLMESMMDDEMRREMSQLGQMLDELAPMDDLRREYPFTGDEELSMQEAMRLMEEFQKMDNLEQTLRDVRSAQDLERVDAQAMEELLGEDARRSLEELKDLLRKLEEARYIRRKGDRFELTPRGVRKIGQKAIREIFSQLKKDRAGSHEITKRGGGGEPSGETKPWEFGDDFLVDLRKSLLNSVKREGAGTPLKMQVSDFEVERIDFSTQAATCLLIDRSRSMGYYGNFAAAKKVAIALHTLIRSKFPRDVLYIIGFSDVATQFKESDLADLYWDTGISGTNMHHAFMMARKLLSKHKGATRQAIMITDGEPTAHLEQGVPYFSYPPSPRTISETLKEVRRCTQEHIVINTFMLENNYQLVDFVNLLTRINHGRAFYASPDKLGEYVLVDYLSNRRRRVA